TACCCATGATTGTTTAACAATACAGCGCAAACACCTTTTCCAACAAGCCTACGAATACTACACGGCGTTCACTTTTATCTTTGGTTCAAGATACAGCTCAAAACTATAGGCTATTGGGATGCGTTTTTATGAGAAATTTTGCTAAATTTATTCCACCGTACAGCGGAGCACGCCGTACCAAACTCAAAAACACGTGCGTTTACCTCCTGCGATGCCAGAGCCGTCTAGACGTCAAAAACCCCGAACGACAGATTGGGCTACCACTTTGGTATTTGAACGATCAGCACGCAGCCAGGTTCGATCGCCTGGATGACAAATATAGTCATATTCCCGAAACAGATTTGTGGaactttttgaaaagtttttatgggtgtttaatttcatttttgtaatgaaataaacaagaaataaattaaattacattttttttctttcccttcttgCTGCCGGCTTGAACGCAAAACGATATTTCCTTCTATTGTGACAGCCGGTACATGTAGTTTACTCGAGACACCCTGTACCAACGCTGATTCTggcgtgttgttgttgtggccaTCCTATTCCGAACACAGAACTAGCGGCATCCTCCGAAATCGTACAATTACAATCGGTTCACTGCTTGAAACATCGCCTAATTAGCAAGTTCATTGTGAAGAATGGTTACAATAGGAGAGGCGTTCACGCCGACCGAAGGGATCATCTATTCTGCACCGGACGTGAAGCTTAAGATGGGCCCTAATTTGATTCCATCGCCGGGCATGTTGCATCTGACTGAAAGGTAAAACAGCGATCATACAACGGATGTAAGTTTAAATACACATCTCACACCTTTCCATCATGTCCGCTAAATGTTGCCTAGTTCGTGCATTTGGAGCTGCGAGGAAAGGAATGCGAGCATCAGCATTCCGTGGCCCCGTGTCGCAGCACACGCCATTTCATCCGTGCCGGGCGAAGGCATCTTTCTGATGGTGGATGTGAACATCGTTTGGCCCGGTTTCTACACCGGCTATCCAGAGAATAATGGTGATGCGCATCCGGACGAGGTGGGCGAAGAGAATGACGAAGGGCACGATTCGGAGATATCTGACGGGGCCATTACGGAAATGTGGCTCCAGCCAACAAGCCGAGAGATTGTGGATCAAATTTTCAGTGCCATGCGGGAGTGTCAGATTTTGAACCCGGGATCGGATGTAAGCGAGGACGAGGACTACATGGAAGCGGAAGAGGATGAGCTGGAGGAGGTTGAGGATATGCGAAATTTGCAGCTGGATGGTGAGTGAATAACTTAAGTCCTAGTGCTAGCTGGCTAGCAATCATCAATAATTCCCGTTCCTTTTATAGATGAGGATAAATTCGCTGACGCTGAAGAATAACCATCGGATTTGGAGCGGAACAGACGAACACCACATTGTGTATTAAACGAATCTTGATTGGAATGATACAGGCTGGATGTAGTCATTTGGCGGTTCCTGTGGGCCTGCAGCAAAAGAGATGAAAAAGCAAGGACAAAACAAACCGATCCGGTTCGGGTTGCCATTTTTTGGGATCATCATCGCGTGTCGTCGTGTTTCTATTACATtactattattttaattacacatTCTTAGCCAGAGATGCTCTGCGCGCGCTATACTAGGAATTATGCGGATTTGCTAAAATCATGTTGGGTGAtaagttgaattaaaaaaggtaacaaaaaatcatatccTTGTGCGGGTTTACGTGTGAGTATTTTCTTGAATTCGAATTCTGCagaaaaagaaggtaaaaTGATGCAAAACAGTAACTTCCAAACAAAGATCCAATAATATCACACTTCCGCGGAGATATTGGCAACTCTGTTATGTTGCGCTTTCTCTCCCGATCTGTCACGGTGCGTTCTCCCAAATGTAATCGTTTGACGTTCAAATTCGCGCCAAATATTCGTTCGAAAGATCATCTCTGTTGTTTGGTAAACGGGATAAACAGCGACCTATAAGCACACGCAAATCATGGCCTCCTCCGGCAATAACAAAGTTTTGCATCAACTAATTCAAAAGCTGGGCCTAACCAACTATGATTCCCTTGCACCGTAAGTACTGCCCACGGCATATTTGCACAGGCAGGTCTGTTTACATTCCCTTTTTCCTCTATTGCCGTTGGGTGCAGTAAAGCAACCGAACTACAACGACTGCTTGCGATCCGTTCGTCCAGCGGTGCAATGGCCAACATCGGAGACTACGCCAAAGCAACGCTCTGCATCGATCTCGCCTCCAGTCTTCTCGGTTTACCGTTCGACACTGAAACCGCCCTCAAACTGTCCGGCCTGAAGAAACCCTCCTACGCTAATGGGCGCCGTACGCTGGAGAAAATACTGGACATCAACAAAATACTCGGAATCGGTGAGATTTGTGTGCAGGTTGGGTTGAGTCAGGTGCAGAAGGAGGCAACAGCACTGCTGGAAGCGTACAAACGGTACGCCGGAGATCAGGGAGGCGTAACCGATTTCACACACCCACAGTACGCGACGATGGCCGTGTTTCAGGCTTGCAAGCGTCAAAAGATAAAACCACCGAAAACGAAACTTGTCCCGCTGAGTCACTTAAAACCAGCCCAGTGGACTATGCTGGAGAAGAATTGGGACAAGTTTTTGTCCACGGTACCTCTTGATACGAAACAACCGAAAACACAGGACGTGAGACAGGATTCGGATAGCATTAGGGAAAAGGCGCAGGAAGCCAGCAGCCATGGTGATAGTGGTGCCGGACGGAAACATCCAAGCCCGGAAAAACTCGAACCGTACCAGAACTGGAAGAAGCGAATGTTGGAAAAAGCATACCGAGAGTTGGAACAGCTACGGG
This genomic window from Anopheles maculipalpis chromosome 2RL, idAnoMacuDA_375_x, whole genome shotgun sequence contains:
- the LOC126568512 gene encoding methylosome subunit pICln, with the protein product MVTIGEAFTPTEGIIYSAPDVKLKMGPNLIPSPGMLHLTESSCIWSCEERNASISIPWPRVAAHAISSVPGEGIFLMVDVNIVWPGFYTGYPENNGDAHPDEVGEENDEGHDSEISDGAITEMWLQPTSREIVDQIFSAMRECQILNPGSDVSEDEDYMEAEEDELEEVEDMRNLQLDDEDKFADAEE
- the LOC126568432 gene encoding origin recognition complex subunit 6; protein product: MASSGNNKVLHQLIQKLGLTNYDSLAPKATELQRLLAIRSSSGAMANIGDYAKATLCIDLASSLLGLPFDTETALKLSGLKKPSYANGRRTLEKILDINKILGIGEICVQVGLSQVQKEATALLEAYKRYAGDQGGVTDFTHPQYATMAVFQACKRQKIKPPKTKLVPLSHLKPAQWTMLEKNWDKFLSTVPLDTKQPKTQDVRQDSDSIREKAQEASSHGDSGAGRKHPSPEKLEPYQNWKKRMLEKAYRELEQLRGSG